The following coding sequences lie in one Spinacia oleracea cultivar Varoflay chromosome 1, BTI_SOV_V1, whole genome shotgun sequence genomic window:
- the LOC110789141 gene encoding uncharacterized protein: MAPWNEVKCGCGFPVAKRTAWTHENPGRKFIACKFYNPETGQRGCNKFDWLDEDIVEWQRDVTNVLVAEKHRLSTDLAILRNRFACIEQEKIRLVEEVDRLKKNKGMMMGVLGSKKAGLGQNQLMGMICVCAIVSVLFSFTVIKVLG; the protein is encoded by the coding sequence ATGGCTCCATGGAATGAAGTGAAATGTGGGTGTGGGTTTCCTGTAGCCAAGAGGACTGCTTGGACTCATGAAAACCCAGGGAGAAAGTTTATTGCTTGCAAATTCTACAATCCTGAAACTGGGCAAAGGGGGTGCAACAAATTTGATTGGCTTGATGAAGATATTGTTGAATGGCAAAGGGATGTTACTAATGTGCTTGTTGCTGAAAAACATAGGCTGTCCACTGATCTTGCAATTCTGAGGAACAGATTTGCTTGCATTGAACAAGAGAAGATTAGGCTAGTCGAAGAGGTTGACAGattgaagaagaacaagggcatGATGATGGGTGTTTTGGGGTCTAAGAAGGCTGGCTTGGGTCAGAATCAGCTAATGGGGATGATTTGTGTGTGTGCAATTGTGTCTGTATTATTTAGTTTCACTGTAATCAAGGTACTTGGGTAG
- the LOC110787402 gene encoding uncharacterized protein: MLSGSGKRKKRKREEEMMKSQFGAMDKFVVKRVDTNEILDNTNENLDHSNENDDNVEVNENDDNVEVNENDDNVEVNENDGHVPNDVPNVTLDDESDISHLNIYDPRYWENLDNKSKDILVEKGPQREKNLDFPLDKSFRHFSYSYYSRKLSNCEVSDRKWLVYCKPIDKVFCFCCKLFKSSTNLSLLANDGLSDWKHLSQRLKQHENSAEHMTNMNTWNELRMRLDKNQTIDKHVQEEIVKEKERWRQVLYRLFSIVKFLAKHNLPFRGSNEKLYQDSNGIYLGSVEMIADFDLVMQDHLRRIQNNEIHHHYLGHKIQNEFISLLSQSVRKSIIQIVKEAKYFSIILDCTPDVSHQEQMTLIIRCVNMSNNKIKIEEFFVEFLKVDDTSGLGLFNELPSVLKTLDLNVDDVRGQGYDNGSNMKGKHQGVQKRFLEINPKALYMPCACHSLNLTLGDMALSCTKAISFFGIIQRLYSLFAGSTKRWKILLDNVPGLTVKYLSNTRWESRIESVKAIRFQCPQIMLALKELFDSSGKDALGKSEAESLIKALKSFEFLLGMVIWYDILFAINVVSKKLQSKSMCLDATIKQLKNVSSYFEKYREEGFTKSLDLAKSVAIEMNVEPDFPTKRRVY; the protein is encoded by the coding sequence atgTTGTCTGGAAGTGGAAAacgaaaaaagagaaaaagagaggaagagaTGATGAAATCACAGTTTGGAGCCATGGATAAATTTGTGGTGAAAAGGGTAGATACAAATGAGATTTTGGATAACACAAATGAAAATTTAGATCATTCAAATGAAAATGATGATAATGTCGAAGTTAATGAAAATGATGATAATGTTGAGGTTAATGAAAATGATGATAATGTTGAGGTTAATGAAAATGATGGTCATGTTCCTAATGATGTACCGAATGTAACTCTTGATGATGAATCAGACATTTCGCATTTGAATATTTATGATCCAAGATATTGGGAAAATCTTGATAATAAATCGAAGGATATTTTAGTTGAAAAAGGGCCTCAAAGAGAGAAGAATCTTGATTTTCCATTGGACAAATCTTTTAGGCATTTTTCATATTCTTATTATTCCAGAAAGTTGAGCAATTGTGAGGTTAGTGATCGAAAATGGTTAGTTTATTGCAAACCTATTGATAAagtattttgtttttgttgcaaGTTGTTTAAATCTTCTACTAATTTAAGCTTGCTAGCTAATGATGGCTTAAGTGATTGGAAGCATCTTAGCCAAAGGCTCAAACAACATGAAAATAGCGCCGAGCATATGACTAATATGAATACTTGGAATGAATTGAGAATGAGATTagacaaaaatcaaacaattgataAACACGTGCAAGAAGAAATTGTGAAAGAAAAAGAGCGTTGGAGACAGGTTTTATATAGATTATTTTCCATTGTGAAATTTCTTGCTAAGCATAATCTTCCCTTTCGAGGATCCAATGAAAAATTATATCAAGATAGTAATGGAATTTATCTTGGATCAGTTGAAATGATTGCGGATTTTGATTTGGTAATGCAAGATCATTTGAGACGAATTCAAAACAATGAAATTCATCATCATTATCTTGGacataaaattcaaaatgaatTTATTTCTCTTTTGTCTCAAAGTGTTAGGAAGTCTATCATTCAGATTGTTAAAGAGGCAaaatatttttctattattcttgattgcactCCTGATGTGAGCCATCAAGAACAAATGACTCTTATAATTCGTTGTGTGAATATgtcaaataataaaataaaaattgaggaGTTCTTTGTGGAGTTTTTGAAAGTTGATGATACATCTGGATTAGGACTTTTTAATGAATTGCCAAGTGTTTTAAAGACTCTTGATCTTAATGTTGATGATGTGAGAGGCCAAGGCTATGATAATGGTTCCAATATGAAAGGAAAGCACCAAGGTGTTCAAAAGAGATTTCTTGAAATTAATCCTAAAGCATTATACATGCCATGTGCTTGTCATAGTCTTAATCTTACTCTTGGTGATATGGCACTTTCTTGTACTAAGGCTATTTCATTTTTTGGAATCATTCAACGTTTGTATTCATTGTTTGCGGGATCTACCAAGAGATGGAAAATTTTGCTTGATAATGTTCCTGGTTTAACTGTAAAATATTTGTCTAATACTCGTTGGGAGAGTCGAATTGAGAGTGTTAAAGCTATTAGATTTCAATGTCCCCAAATAATGTTGGCTTTGAAAGAATTATTTGACTCTAGTGGTAAGGATGCACTGGGAAAAAGTGAAGCGGAGAGCTTGATCAAGGCCCTAaaaagttttgaatttttgcTTGGTATGGTCATTTggtatgatatattatttgcTATTAATGTTGTTAGCAAAAAGTTGCAATCTAAGTCTATGTGCCTTGATGCTACCATAAAACAATTGAAAAATGTGTCTTCATATTTTGAAAAGTATCGAGAGGAAGGCTTTACAAAAAGTTTGGATCTTGCTAAAAGTGTTGCAATTGAAATGAATGTTGAGCCTGACTTTCCAACAAAACGTCGTGTTTATTAA